In a genomic window of Bos mutus isolate GX-2022 chromosome 6, NWIPB_WYAK_1.1, whole genome shotgun sequence:
- the CISD2 gene encoding CDGSH iron-sulfur domain-containing protein 2, producing MVLESVARIVKVQLPAYLKRLPVPESITGFARLTVSEWLRLLPFLGVLALLGYLAVRPFLPKKKQQKDSLINLKIQKENPKVVNEINIEDLCLTKAAYCRCWRSKTFPACDGSHNKHNELTGDNVGPLILKKKEV from the exons ATGGTGCTGGAGAGCGTGGCCCGCATCGTAAAGGTGCAGCTCCCCGCGTATCTGAAGCGGCTTCCAGTGCCCGAGAGTATTACAGGGTTCGCCCGACTCACAG TTTCAGAATGGCTTCGGTTGTTGCCTTTCCTTGGCGTACTCGCACTACTTGGCTACCTTGCGGTTCGTCCATTCCTCCcgaagaaaaagcaacagaaggaTAGCTTGATTAATcttaaaatacaaaaggaaaatccCAAAGTGGTGAATGAAATAAACATCGAAGATTTGTGCCTTACTAAAGCAGCTTATTGTAGGTGTTGGCGTTCTAAGACG ttTCCTGCCTGTGATGGTTCACATAATAAACACAATGAATTGACAGGAGATAATGTGGGTCCACTAATactgaagaagaaagaagtgTAA